In Edaphobacter aggregans, the sequence GCGCTGGCGGGGTTACTCGGCGGTTATCTTCCTGATCAGTTCCAGCGTCTCGGCCGAGCAGGTTCTCAAGTGGATGGAATCAGAATCGTACTGTTGCTGGCCTGCATCATCCTCGCTCTTGCCTTGTTTACGATACTCAAACTGCATTTACGTTTGGATGAAACCGGGCAGACGAGCGGCAAGGTGTTCAGCGGATTCCTTCTGCGCTTTCTGGTAGCCATTGCAGTTTGGAACTTCGCACTAAATTTCTTTACACCCTTTGCAAATGTTTATCTCTCAAGGCATCTTGGCCTTCCGGTGACGCGTATCGGAGCAATATTTTCGTCTTCCCAGCTGATGCAGGTGGCCGTCATCCTGATGGCTCCTCTTCTTTACCGCAGGGTGGGGCTTGTCACTGGACTTGCAATAACACAACTGGCCACCGCTTCGTTGCTTTGGGGACTTTCGCGGGCATCTGGACTGACGATCGCACCCTACATCTATCTGCTATTAGCATCGGTGCAATGGACTGCTGGCCCTGGAATTGCTTCACTCTTAATGAATCGCACACCCGAGAAGCACAGAAGCCAGGCTACCGCGATCCAGAATATTGTGAATCTGGCAACGCAAGCGGGCTCTGCGGCGCTAGCCGGAAAACTTTTTGAGCAATATGGATATTCCAGGCCGCTCGCAGCAAATGCAGGAATAGCCGTTCTGGCTGCCGTCCTGCTGTACACGCTGCTTGGGCGGAATAATCGAAATCATCGCATGGCGCAGACAGTATTGATGGAAAGCTCAGAAGTCCGGCCCTAAAGACCACAAAAAAACACGTTTAACCACTCGTAGATTGTGCGCGGCGACGAAAGCCGAGACCAGTGCCAGCGCACGTCTCGGCTTACGGTCGATAGCGGCACGTTCATCTCAAAACGCAAGTGACAATCAATTGACAAAAAACAGACTCTTAGAGAACACATCCGAAGACGCGTATCGCTAATGTAATGCTATGCAGCGATCGATACTGAGCTTCTCTTTTCTAAATAGGATGCGGACTATGAGGCGAATCGCTCTCGCTCTGGTTTTGTTTTGTTCTATGAGATACGGGACCGCACAAAACACGCCACTAATCTCCGGCGGAGTTGGTTTTTTGACATCTACAAATGGTGGTAATACGACATATCTACCAATTATCGAACCTCTTTTCGCCGCTCCAATTGGTAACCATTTTTTTGTCGAATCGCGAGCGGCATTGGTCGAGGTCTTTTTCCCGAATGGCAATGGTTACGGCCACACCCATTCCATCGGGCTTACATATCTGCAGGGAGCCTACCTCGCTTCTCCGCATATCACCGTAGTCGGCGGCAGCTTTCTAATTCCGTTTGGCACCTACAATGAGCGTCTATCCCCTGTATGGATCAACAATTTACAGGACGGGCCATTGATCTCCAGTCTGGGCACCATGTCTACTGGCACTGGTCTGGGCGGGATGATGCGCGGATCGGCCATCTCGCGACGTAAATACTCCATCGATTACGCCGCATACTTCTCCGCCTTAAGCCAAAACGAACAGTTCAATGCCAGGCGTTCCTCCGGTGGCCGGGTCAACCTTTACCTCCCCGAAAGTCGTCTGGAGATCGGGTTCTCTTATAACCGTCTACTGCAAGGCACGCAGGAGAACTTTTATGGCACACACGTTTGGTGGCAGCCAAAGAACACCGCCCTTCGCCTGCGCTCCGAGTTCGCACGCGGCGGTCACGCGCAGGGCTACTGGATCGAAGCCGACTATCGCTTGCAACGGT encodes:
- a CDS encoding MFS transporter encodes the protein MIPERTVHKASGRDLSLWQRAQSRLRHLHSGFWTLYASSFLIDLGLCLYLFMFSLFLVEHHFTERVIGYITAALTIGTLAGTVPSSLLAKRLGLRTMLVVYIIAVPLCFASRVFLLQMPAQLWLAFLSGMAMSIWSVCFSPTLAKLTTHENRAFGFSIFVATGIGASALAGLLGGYLPDQFQRLGRAGSQVDGIRIVLLLACIILALALFTILKLHLRLDETGQTSGKVFSGFLLRFLVAIAVWNFALNFFTPFANVYLSRHLGLPVTRIGAIFSSSQLMQVAVILMAPLLYRRVGLVTGLAITQLATASLLWGLSRASGLTIAPYIYLLLASVQWTAGPGIASLLMNRTPEKHRSQATAIQNIVNLATQAGSAALAGKLFEQYGYSRPLAANAGIAVLAAVLLYTLLGRNNRNHRMAQTVLMESSEVRP